The genomic window TACATCGCCATTCTATATTCGCGTGGCGTTTTTCCTATAATTTGTTTGAATTGTTTATTGAAGTTTGTGATGGAATTAAATCCAACTTCGTAGCACACATCACTAATCTGATAGCTCTCTTGCACCAACAATCTACTTGCATTTCTAATACGCACTTCGTTTAGATATTGCTTAAAAGATTTGTTCGTCACTTTCTTAAAGAATCGGCAGAAAGAATTTGATGTCAAACATGCGATATCAGCAATTTCTTGCAAATCGATATCTTTCTCGTAATTATCAGAAATGTATTTTAATACTCTGTCAATGCGATCCGAGTTGGAGTCGTTCGACTGTCGCATATCTGATGTAGATAACAACTGCTTGCCTTCTGCTGTAGAAAGTTTAAGTAATAAGCTTAATAAATGAATAGATTGTTCTGCTGTAGACTTATTCAGACAATCAAAGATTTCTTCTTCCAATTTTAACCCTAACTCTTTAGGAAAACTTACTCCGTATCTAGATTTCTCTAAAAGATCATTCACCATTGAGAAAGCAGGCGTATCAAAAGTACCATTACCAATAAAGTTTCTTTCAAACTTCATAACCACAATACTTACCTCATCCGTTTCATCTTCGTTTTTCCAAAGGTGTGGCAAGTATGGACCAACTAATACCAATTCTCCTTCTGAAAAGCTCCCTACGTTATCTCCAACAAATCTTACCCCTTTGCTTTTATGAATGTAGATTAGTTCATACTGTTGGTGGTAATGCCATAATGTATCATGACAAGCTGTTTCTTTTTTAGATACACAAATTGTTTTGTTGTCCTTTACCTCAGAATCTTTAAATACTAATTTCATGTCTTTGTAATTTAGTCTTTCTTCTATAGTACCCTTACAGCAAGAAGAAGAGAGTTAGTAATTCATTTCATTATTTATAAGCTTCGGTGTTTCTTTTATAAAGCTTATTAGTTGATAATAATTTGTTCCGATTTGATAATGTAAAGGTCACACTTATAAAATATGTTGTGTATGTAAAGCGTATCAAAAATGTAGGAATACGTGTCATTTTGCGTATCAAAACAGCCTATATGAGCCAAAAACAAAAGGTTTCATTTGTGACACGTAAAAATACATTTGAGGGAAAGTTGAGTTTTTGGTGGTTTAAAAGACTAATTAATTGGTTTAGCTGATGGTTCGTTGGGACGTTACGATGTAACGTCCGTACAAATTACCTCATTAAAATATTGTTGTATAATTTCTATAAAAAATATCCTGTACGGACGTTGCATTGCAACGTCCTCACAAATTCAGGGATAAAAAAACCCACGGATCAACCGTGGGCAAACATATATGTAGAGTATATGTATCATCAGATGATTATTGAACTTCTGATGAAATTAATTTTTCTAAGCTTACTCCTTCACCACCTTCTTCGTTACCACTTCATTCAACGTTTCAAATGCCAAAACATAAATACCTTTCGGTAGATCTTTGACATCTATCTTAATGATGCCTTTCTCTTTTTGAACTGTATGAAGTAATGCTCCAGATAAATCGAATAATTTGAGAGAACCATTAATTAAAGATTCTACAGAATAAATATCTGATGTTGGATTAGGATATACTTTCCAATCTACTTTGCTATTAGATCCTAAATCAGTCGGATGGTCGTTATCTGGATATTCTTGTTCAGGATATTCATCGTCTGGGAAAGGATATTCGGGGAAATCTCCCTGATTATCATTTAAGAATGAAATATCATCTATAAATAGTAAAGCATTATCAGATTTAATATCAGATGACTGAATACGAATTTGTAATCTGTCGCCGTTGATCAAGCTCGGGTTAGAATCAAATGATCTGTTGAAAGGCACCTTCACCTCTACCCATTTTCCTTTTTCAAGGGCAGAAATATCAACGACTTTTACCAACCATGGATTATTGAAGACAAATTCGATGTTATCAACTGTGGTATTTTCATCAATAAATAGATGGAAAGTCAATTCATTATCACCTGCAGGTAAATTGATGGAACCGTAAGGAGAGAATACAGAGTAATTTCCTGAATAAGGAGCTTGATTCTCATATCTTAAACTAAA from Flammeovirga yaeyamensis includes these protein-coding regions:
- a CDS encoding AraC family transcriptional regulator; translation: MKLVFKDSEVKDNKTICVSKKETACHDTLWHYHQQYELIYIHKSKGVRFVGDNVGSFSEGELVLVGPYLPHLWKNEDETDEVSIVVMKFERNFIGNGTFDTPAFSMVNDLLEKSRYGVSFPKELGLKLEEEIFDCLNKSTAEQSIHLLSLLLKLSTAEGKQLLSTSDMRQSNDSNSDRIDRVLKYISDNYEKDIDLQEIADIACLTSNSFCRFFKKVTNKSFKQYLNEVRIRNASRLLVQESYQISDVCYEVGFNSITNFNKQFKQIIGKTPREYRMAM